In Sporosarcina sp. PTS2304, a genomic segment contains:
- a CDS encoding GIY-YIG nuclease family protein yields MAMSEHFFYVLECQDGSYYAGYTNNLERRLHVHNEGKGAKYTRGRLPVHYVYYQAYETKRQAMQMEYRFKKLNRAQKEQYIRKERSE; encoded by the coding sequence ATGGCGATGAGTGAACACTTTTTTTATGTGTTAGAATGTCAAGATGGTTCGTATTATGCAGGATATACGAACAACTTAGAACGACGTCTACATGTACATAATGAAGGAAAAGGGGCGAAATACACAAGAGGGCGTTTACCTGTGCATTATGTGTACTACCAGGCATATGAAACGAAAAGGCAAGCCATGCAAATGGAGTATCGATTCAAGAAACTAAACCGTGCGCAAAAAGAGCAGTATATTCGAAAGGAGAGGTCAGAATGA
- the metG gene encoding methionine--tRNA ligase: MKAYINYLEEFRVENQSKTFYITTPIYYPSGKFHIGTAYTTIASDAMARYKRLRGYDVRFLTGMDEHGQKIQEKAEEEGLSPLAYVDQIADTAKNTWKLMDISYDDLIRTTEDRHKDVVEKIFQKFLDNDDIYKGKYEGWKCVPCESYFTESQLDEGNCPDCGRPVQRVEEESYFFNMKKYSDRLLAYYEENPTFIEPESRKNEMINNFIKPGLEDLSVSRMSFDWGIKVPGDPKHVIYVWVDALTNYITSLGYMSDDDSLFKKYWPADVHVVGKDIVRFHTIYWPIFLMALDLPLPKKVFAHGFIMMKDGKMSKSKGNVVYPEMLVERFGLDATRYFLLRELPFGQDGVFSPEAFVERINYDLANDLGNLLNRTISMINKYFDGAVLNEDLEATEFDESLRAMIQQTVVKYENSMEKMQFSVVLADVWALISRTNKYIDETSPWVLAKTEENQKKLASVMYHLVLSLHHTAVLLQPFMTNAPKQIVEQLGLSQDSLSWDTLQEGYVIPAGTSVINKGVPIFPRLEAEVEVEYIRQQMAITAPAEMKEETEEIEESNEITFDDFMNVELRVATVTACEKMPKADKLLKLQVDLGYEQRQVVSGIAEFYKAEDVVGMKVIVVANLKPVKLRGELSQGMILAGQKDGVLKLATVDQTLENGAQVK; this comes from the coding sequence ATGAAAGCATACATTAATTATTTGGAGGAATTTCGTGTGGAGAATCAATCTAAAACATTTTACATTACAACACCCATTTATTATCCGAGTGGAAAGTTTCATATAGGGACAGCTTATACAACAATCGCTTCTGATGCTATGGCACGATATAAGCGACTACGCGGCTACGATGTCAGATTTTTAACAGGCATGGACGAACATGGGCAGAAAATTCAAGAGAAAGCCGAAGAAGAAGGGTTGTCCCCACTTGCTTATGTAGATCAAATTGCTGATACCGCAAAGAATACGTGGAAGCTGATGGACATTTCCTACGATGATTTAATACGCACAACAGAAGATCGTCATAAAGATGTTGTTGAAAAGATATTCCAAAAGTTTTTGGATAACGACGATATTTACAAAGGCAAGTATGAAGGATGGAAATGTGTACCTTGTGAATCATATTTTACAGAATCTCAACTTGATGAAGGGAATTGTCCGGACTGTGGACGACCTGTACAACGCGTAGAGGAAGAATCGTATTTCTTTAATATGAAGAAGTATTCGGATCGTCTGTTAGCGTACTATGAAGAAAATCCAACGTTTATCGAGCCTGAATCGCGTAAAAATGAAATGATTAATAACTTTATCAAACCAGGCTTAGAAGATCTCTCTGTTTCTCGTATGTCATTTGACTGGGGAATTAAAGTTCCTGGAGATCCAAAGCATGTAATCTATGTGTGGGTGGATGCTTTAACAAATTACATTACGTCACTTGGCTATATGTCGGATGATGACTCATTATTTAAAAAGTATTGGCCGGCGGATGTTCATGTTGTAGGAAAAGATATTGTACGATTCCATACAATTTATTGGCCAATCTTCTTGATGGCACTTGATTTGCCGCTGCCGAAAAAAGTATTTGCGCATGGCTTCATCATGATGAAAGACGGAAAAATGTCGAAGTCTAAAGGAAATGTAGTCTATCCTGAAATGTTAGTAGAGCGTTTTGGCTTGGATGCAACTCGTTACTTCTTATTGCGCGAACTGCCGTTTGGACAAGATGGAGTATTTTCACCAGAAGCTTTCGTAGAGCGGATTAACTATGACTTGGCGAATGATTTAGGGAATTTATTGAACCGTACGATTTCTATGATTAATAAATACTTCGACGGTGCTGTTTTGAATGAAGACTTGGAGGCGACAGAGTTTGACGAGTCGCTACGAGCTATGATTCAACAAACGGTCGTAAAGTATGAGAACTCTATGGAGAAAATGCAGTTTAGCGTAGTGCTGGCGGATGTTTGGGCATTGATTTCTCGTACAAATAAATATATTGATGAAACTTCACCTTGGGTATTGGCGAAGACTGAAGAAAATCAGAAGAAATTGGCATCTGTTATGTATCATTTAGTCTTATCGTTACATCATACAGCCGTTCTTTTACAGCCGTTCATGACGAACGCGCCAAAACAAATAGTAGAACAGTTAGGTCTTTCCCAAGATTCACTTAGCTGGGATACGTTGCAAGAAGGGTATGTTATTCCAGCCGGCACATCTGTTATTAATAAAGGTGTACCGATTTTCCCTCGTTTAGAAGCAGAGGTTGAAGTGGAATACATTCGTCAGCAAATGGCGATTACCGCACCAGCTGAAATGAAGGAAGAAACAGAAGAGATAGAAGAGTCGAATGAAATCACTTTCGATGACTTTATGAATGTTGAATTACGTGTGGCTACAGTCACTGCATGTGAAAAGATGCCGAAAGCTGATAAGTTATTGAAACTACAAGTGGACTTAGGATATGAGCAGCGCCAAGTAGTGTCGGGAATTGCTGAATTTTATAAAGCTGAAGACGTTGTAGGAATGAAGGTAATCGTTGTTGCGAATTTAAAGCCAGTAAAGTTACGTGGTGAACTGTCTCAAGGGATGATTCTTGCGGGGCAAAAAGATGGAGTGCTTAAATTAGCGACAGTTGATCAGACGTTGGAAAATGGTGCACAAGTAAAATAA
- the yabA gene encoding DNA replication initiation control protein YabA, whose product MKEVNFLDRVMEFEQQLDSMQKKFRELIGFVAEMTEENHSLRLENHHLRMRLDEIDRITQQIEETTREERPRKLDVGEGVDNLARLYNEGFHVCNVHYGSSRKGEDCLFCLSFLNKQNG is encoded by the coding sequence TTGAAAGAAGTGAACTTTCTTGACAGAGTAATGGAGTTCGAACAACAGTTGGATTCTATGCAAAAAAAATTCAGGGAACTCATTGGGTTTGTTGCTGAAATGACTGAAGAAAACCACTCGCTTCGTCTGGAAAACCATCATTTACGAATGCGGCTGGACGAGATCGACAGGATTACGCAGCAGATAGAAGAGACCACGCGTGAAGAGCGTCCAAGAAAGTTAGATGTCGGTGAAGGTGTAGATAATCTAGCACGCTTGTACAATGAAGGTTTTCACGTATGTAATGTCCATTACGGTAGCAGTCGTAAGGGCGAAGATTGTTTGTTTTGTCTGTCATTTTTAAATAAACAGAACGGTTGA
- a CDS encoding tRNA1(Val) (adenine(37)-N6)-methyltransferase, translated as MNLQDDERLDYLLAEDLRIIQSPSVFSFSLDAVLLSRFASIPISKGKIVDLCTGNGAIPLFLSARTKVNITGIELQERLADMAKRSVAYNKLDERITIVQDNVIGIAKKIGYEAYDAVTCNPPYFPAIDASTKNKSTHYTIARHEVELTLDQAVQSASELLKQGGKAAFVHRPGRLMDILTSMRQNRLEPKRIRFVYPKEGKEANTLLIEAIKDGKPDLKILPPLYVYTEDGEYTNEVRLLLYGDE; from the coding sequence ATGAATTTACAAGATGATGAACGACTGGATTATTTATTAGCGGAAGACTTACGTATTATACAAAGTCCTTCTGTTTTTTCATTTTCATTAGATGCAGTGTTACTATCACGTTTTGCTTCTATACCGATATCTAAGGGGAAGATTGTGGATTTATGTACGGGAAACGGAGCAATTCCATTGTTTTTAAGTGCCCGTACTAAGGTGAACATTACAGGAATTGAATTACAGGAAAGGCTTGCGGATATGGCCAAGAGAAGTGTAGCTTATAATAAGTTGGATGAACGAATAACGATCGTCCAAGATAATGTCATAGGGATTGCGAAGAAAATAGGCTACGAAGCGTATGACGCCGTTACATGCAATCCACCCTATTTTCCAGCTATAGATGCTAGTACCAAAAACAAAAGTACGCATTACACCATTGCGCGTCATGAAGTTGAATTGACACTTGACCAAGCTGTGCAATCAGCTAGTGAGCTGTTGAAACAGGGTGGGAAAGCAGCATTCGTTCATCGTCCAGGTAGACTAATGGATATTCTTACGTCTATGCGACAAAATAGACTAGAACCGAAACGTATTCGCTTTGTGTATCCGAAAGAAGGAAAGGAAGCTAATACTCTATTAATCGAGGCGATTAAAGACGGAAAACCAGATTTGAAAATTCTGCCCCCCTTATATGTTTATACAGAGGATGGAGAATATACTAATGAAGTGAGGCTCTTATTGTATGGCGATGAGTGA
- the rnmV gene encoding ribonuclease M5: protein MNIEEVVVVEGKSDTIAIKRATGADTIETNGSAINSKTIERIRHAQKTRGVIVFTDPDFPGRRIRAIVEEQVPDVKHAFLPKKETIAKNGRGLGIEHASDEAIRQALASVYTVSEHTLEEIPMVLLMEARLIGHPDSRKRRERLSELLQIGQVNGKGLKKRLEMFRITLEQLSETIKVLDEEAMKTDV from the coding sequence GTGAATATAGAAGAAGTAGTTGTAGTGGAAGGAAAATCAGACACTATCGCTATCAAAAGAGCAACAGGTGCAGATACGATTGAAACAAATGGCTCTGCTATTAATTCGAAAACTATTGAACGAATCCGTCATGCACAAAAAACACGCGGAGTAATTGTCTTTACCGATCCGGACTTTCCGGGAAGACGAATCCGGGCAATTGTTGAAGAGCAAGTACCAGATGTGAAGCATGCGTTCCTTCCGAAGAAAGAAACCATTGCCAAAAACGGACGCGGGCTAGGTATTGAGCATGCGAGCGATGAAGCGATTCGTCAAGCATTGGCTTCTGTTTACACAGTCAGTGAGCATACACTAGAGGAGATTCCAATGGTGCTTCTGATGGAAGCCAGGCTTATTGGTCATCCCGACTCTAGGAAACGACGTGAACGGCTGAGTGAGTTATTACAGATTGGTCAAGTAAATGGTAAAGGACTAAAAAAGCGTTTAGAAATGTTCCGTATTACATTGGAACAACTCAGTGAAACGATTAAAGTTCTCGACGAGGAGGCAATGAAAACAGATGTATAA
- a CDS encoding G5 and 3D domain-containing protein, whose amino-acid sequence MSQKNTKGKRIAVLLIALALFITTTSLALIDGKKKNVTLDLNGKQIELRTAASTVEEVLAAQDVEVKPHDHVEPAMTTPLENGLAIQWEEAKKVAVAVDGDTQELWTTKKTVQEVLKEAAIEVTTHDEVEPALSTAVSDNQPITVAKAFQVTVKDGGKESKHWSTSTTVADFLKDQNIRLNNLDKVEGDSKAQLTSSNAVVSIARVEKVTDVVEVPADFKVKRKTDLTMLKGQEKVTTEGKKGKVQEKFVITKKNGKIVSRELVSKQVVEEPTHKVVNVGAKVVVASADTAKSTNKAQTAKSANVGVSRSNEPSGGGKEFYANASAYTAYCTGCSGITATGVNLRANPNMKLIAVDPRVIPLGSKVWVEGYGYAIAGDTGGAIKGNRIDLHMPTKEAAYQFGRRQVKIKVIN is encoded by the coding sequence ATGTCACAGAAGAACACGAAGGGTAAACGCATTGCAGTTTTACTTATTGCATTGGCTTTATTCATCACAACTACGTCACTCGCATTGATTGACGGAAAAAAGAAGAATGTCACTTTAGATCTTAATGGCAAGCAAATAGAATTACGTACTGCAGCATCAACAGTTGAGGAAGTACTTGCTGCACAGGATGTGGAAGTAAAGCCGCATGATCACGTAGAACCAGCAATGACAACACCACTTGAGAATGGGTTAGCTATTCAGTGGGAAGAAGCAAAGAAAGTAGCAGTTGCAGTTGATGGAGACACACAGGAATTATGGACAACGAAAAAGACTGTTCAAGAAGTATTGAAAGAAGCGGCTATCGAAGTCACTACACATGATGAGGTAGAACCAGCTTTATCAACCGCAGTTTCAGACAATCAGCCAATTACAGTTGCGAAAGCATTTCAAGTTACTGTCAAAGATGGCGGCAAAGAAAGTAAACATTGGTCAACTTCGACTACTGTCGCTGACTTTTTAAAGGATCAAAATATCCGTTTGAATAATTTGGATAAAGTAGAAGGCGATTCAAAAGCACAGCTTACATCGTCTAATGCAGTGGTATCTATTGCACGAGTAGAAAAGGTCACCGATGTTGTGGAAGTACCAGCTGACTTTAAAGTAAAGAGAAAAACAGATCTTACTATGCTTAAAGGTCAAGAAAAAGTTACGACTGAAGGTAAAAAAGGTAAAGTACAAGAAAAATTTGTCATCACGAAAAAGAACGGTAAGATTGTTTCACGTGAATTAGTTAGTAAACAAGTCGTTGAAGAACCAACACATAAAGTAGTAAATGTAGGTGCGAAAGTTGTAGTTGCTAGCGCTGATACAGCTAAATCTACAAATAAAGCACAAACAGCAAAAAGTGCTAATGTAGGTGTATCACGAAGCAATGAACCAAGCGGTGGCGGCAAAGAGTTTTACGCTAACGCAAGCGCGTATACTGCTTACTGTACAGGATGTTCTGGAATAACGGCTACAGGTGTCAATTTGCGTGCCAATCCAAACATGAAGTTGATAGCGGTAGATCCACGAGTGATTCCACTAGGATCAAAAGTTTGGGTTGAAGGGTACGGATATGCAATTGCGGGAGATACGGGTGGCGCTATTAAAGGTAACCGTATCGATTTACACATGCCGACAAAAGAGGCAGCTTACCAATTTGGACGCCGTCAAGTGAAGATCAAAGTCATTAACTAA
- a CDS encoding stage 0 sporulation family protein translates to MFKVVGVRFKKAGKLYYFDPLDLAIEIGDYVIVETARGVEYGKVASRSNEIDDEDVVLPLKKIIRLADESDRERVKENQQEAEQAFEVCVEKVIEHQLDMRLVDVEYTFDRNKIVFYFTAEGRVDFRNLVKDLASIFRTRIELRQIGVRDEAKMLGGIGPCGRMLCCSTFLGDFEPVSIKMAKDQNLSLNPSKISGLCGRLMCCLKYENDEYEDAKAQMPDIGKQVVTPDGIGKVVGLNLLERILQVNMPAFERVLEYAWSEIEHLQEEMAQLTK, encoded by the coding sequence TTGTTTAAAGTCGTAGGCGTCCGTTTTAAAAAGGCGGGTAAATTATATTATTTCGATCCTCTAGATTTAGCTATAGAAATTGGTGACTATGTCATTGTCGAAACGGCAAGAGGTGTAGAGTATGGAAAAGTGGCCAGTCGAAGTAATGAAATAGATGATGAAGATGTTGTCTTGCCATTGAAGAAGATCATCCGTCTTGCAGACGAGAGTGATCGTGAACGTGTGAAAGAAAATCAACAGGAAGCAGAACAAGCTTTTGAAGTTTGTGTTGAAAAAGTGATAGAGCATCAGCTGGATATGAGATTGGTTGATGTGGAGTATACATTTGACCGCAACAAAATTGTTTTTTACTTCACTGCTGAAGGTCGCGTAGACTTCCGTAACTTGGTAAAGGATCTTGCATCCATCTTCCGTACCAGAATTGAGTTGCGCCAGATTGGTGTACGTGACGAGGCGAAGATGCTTGGCGGTATTGGGCCTTGTGGAAGAATGCTTTGTTGTTCAACATTTTTAGGTGATTTTGAGCCTGTGTCCATTAAGATGGCAAAAGATCAAAATCTGTCATTAAACCCCTCAAAGATTTCCGGTCTTTGCGGTAGGCTTATGTGTTGTTTGAAGTATGAAAATGATGAATACGAAGATGCTAAAGCCCAAATGCCAGACATCGGTAAACAAGTAGTTACGCCAGACGGTATAGGCAAAGTAGTAGGATTGAATTTATTGGAGCGCATATTGCAAGTGAATATGCCGGCCTTTGAAAGGGTACTAGAATATGCGTGGAGTGAGATTGAGCATTTACAAGAGGAAATGGCTCAATTGACGAAATGA
- the rsmI gene encoding 16S rRNA (cytidine(1402)-2'-O)-methyltransferase, translating to MTSQKSAELTDRGKLFIVGTPIGNLEDMTYRAIRILQEADFIAAEDTRNTVKLCNHFDIHTPMISYHEHNTRIAGDKIIEHLQNGKDVAIVSDAGMPCISDPGADLVELAIAEGLAVVPVPGPNAAVTALVASGITPQPFLFWGFLPRQKKEQKNQLEKLQRYEETLLFYEAPHRLKQTLKALVEQFGKERKIVMARELTKRFEELLRGTLSEALEWAESNEIKGEFCLVVEGNQHVQEQSVDVWWKELTIKEHVEHVIEQKDIRSKEAIREVAEARELSKRDVYQAYHVE from the coding sequence ATTACTTCACAAAAAAGTGCAGAACTAACAGATAGAGGGAAGTTGTTTATCGTTGGTACCCCTATTGGCAATTTGGAAGACATGACATACCGTGCAATTCGTATTTTGCAAGAAGCAGATTTTATTGCTGCAGAGGATACACGAAATACGGTTAAGCTTTGTAATCATTTCGATATTCATACACCGATGATTAGTTATCATGAACATAATACAAGAATAGCAGGGGATAAGATTATAGAACATCTGCAAAATGGGAAAGATGTAGCTATTGTCAGTGATGCAGGCATGCCTTGTATTTCGGATCCTGGGGCTGATCTTGTTGAACTGGCTATTGCCGAAGGATTGGCGGTTGTTCCCGTGCCCGGACCGAATGCCGCGGTTACAGCATTAGTCGCTTCTGGAATTACTCCGCAGCCTTTTTTGTTTTGGGGATTTCTACCAAGACAAAAGAAAGAACAAAAGAACCAACTTGAGAAACTGCAACGCTACGAAGAGACATTGTTATTTTATGAAGCACCTCATCGCTTAAAGCAAACGTTGAAAGCATTAGTGGAACAGTTCGGAAAAGAACGAAAGATTGTGATGGCGCGTGAGTTGACTAAACGCTTTGAAGAGTTGTTAAGAGGCACATTGAGCGAAGCGTTAGAATGGGCTGAGTCGAATGAGATTAAAGGTGAGTTTTGTTTGGTAGTCGAGGGCAATCAGCATGTACAAGAACAATCAGTTGATGTTTGGTGGAAGGAGCTTACAATAAAAGAGCATGTAGAGCATGTAATCGAACAGAAAGACATACGCTCAAAAGAGGCTATACGTGAAGTGGCGGAAGCGCGAGAGCTCAGTAAACGTGATGTCTATCAAGCATATCACGTAGAATGA
- a CDS encoding AbrB/MazE/SpoVT family DNA-binding domain-containing protein: MKSTGIVRKVDELGRVVIPIELRRTLGIEQKDALEIYVDDDKIILKKYMPNMTCSITGEVSDDNLRLIDGKLILSPEGAKQLIQEIEQKIN; the protein is encoded by the coding sequence ATGAAATCTACTGGAATCGTAAGAAAAGTTGATGAATTAGGCCGCGTTGTGATCCCCATAGAATTACGCCGCACACTTGGTATTGAGCAAAAAGATGCGCTAGAAATATACGTAGATGATGATAAAATCATCTTGAAAAAGTACATGCCTAATATGACATGCTCCATTACAGGAGAAGTCTCAGACGATAACCTTCGTCTTATTGATGGTAAACTAATTCTAAGCCCTGAAGGCGCAAAACAGTTGATTCAAGAAATCGAACAGAAAATCAATTAA
- a CDS encoding TatD family hydrolase, whose protein sequence is MFIDTHVHLNADQYEHDVEEVIQRAIEAKVEKMVVVGFDTKTITIAMELIEKYPFIYGVIGWHPVDAVDCTEEDLQWIKELSVHPKVVGIGETGLDYHWDKSPKDIQQELFRKQIRLAKEVNLPIVIHNRDATGDVVRILQEEAAGEVGGIMHCYSGSVETAKQCIDMNFLISLGGPVTFKNARMPKEVAIEIPLEKLLIETDAPYLAPHPYRGKRNEPSYVPLVAEEIARLKEISVEEVAEQTTKNAIALFRMK, encoded by the coding sequence ATGTTTATTGATACACATGTCCACTTGAATGCAGATCAATACGAACACGATGTAGAAGAAGTTATCCAACGTGCAATCGAGGCGAAAGTAGAAAAGATGGTCGTGGTTGGTTTTGATACGAAGACTATTACGATCGCGATGGAGTTAATCGAAAAATATCCGTTTATTTATGGAGTGATTGGTTGGCACCCTGTGGACGCAGTGGATTGTACAGAAGAAGATCTACAATGGATAAAAGAATTATCAGTACACCCAAAAGTCGTTGGTATTGGTGAAACGGGCCTAGACTATCACTGGGATAAATCACCGAAAGATATACAGCAAGAGCTGTTTCGCAAACAAATTAGATTGGCTAAAGAAGTGAATTTACCAATTGTTATTCATAATCGCGATGCAACAGGCGATGTAGTGCGTATTTTACAAGAAGAAGCGGCAGGAGAAGTGGGAGGCATTATGCATTGTTATAGCGGAAGCGTTGAAACTGCCAAACAATGTATTGACATGAATTTTCTTATTTCACTTGGAGGTCCTGTTACATTCAAGAATGCAAGAATGCCTAAAGAAGTGGCGATTGAAATTCCGTTAGAGAAGTTATTAATTGAAACAGATGCTCCATATTTAGCACCGCATCCGTACCGAGGAAAGCGCAATGAACCTTCATATGTTCCACTAGTGGCAGAAGAAATTGCACGATTGAAAGAGATATCGGTTGAGGAAGTTGCTGAGCAAACAACAAAAAATGCTATAGCTCTTTTTCGTATGAAATAA
- the rsmA gene encoding 16S rRNA (adenine(1518)-N(6)/adenine(1519)-N(6))-dimethyltransferase RsmA → MYKDIATPMRTKEILQKHGFSFKKSLGQNFLVDSNVLQNIVSHADITKTTGVIEVGPGIGALTEHLARQAGKVVAFEIDGRLLPVLEDTMSPYPNVTVLHQDVLKANLHQVIEEQFADYADIVVVANLPYYITTPIIMKFLMEKARVKQLVIMMQKEVADRITAVPSTKAYGSLSIAVQYYMDAEVSMIVPKTVFIPQPNVESAVLRLTRKEEAYTDVVDEDFLFRVTQGSFVHRRKTLWNNLQTSLPDGKEKKELIQQAFETAGIDPVRRGETLSIPEFIELANALYPYFGEVKQA, encoded by the coding sequence ATGTATAAAGACATCGCAACACCGATGAGAACGAAAGAAATTTTACAAAAGCATGGTTTTTCATTCAAAAAGAGTTTAGGGCAAAACTTCTTAGTAGATTCCAATGTGTTACAAAATATCGTCTCTCATGCCGACATAACTAAAACTACAGGTGTAATTGAAGTAGGTCCCGGAATCGGTGCACTGACAGAGCATTTGGCACGTCAGGCCGGAAAGGTAGTAGCGTTTGAAATAGACGGACGATTGCTTCCTGTACTAGAAGACACGATGTCACCCTATCCTAACGTGACTGTGCTTCATCAAGACGTACTTAAAGCAAATTTGCACCAAGTCATAGAAGAACAGTTTGCTGACTATGCCGATATAGTCGTTGTAGCCAACTTGCCTTATTATATTACGACTCCAATCATTATGAAGTTTTTAATGGAAAAGGCTAGAGTGAAGCAGCTAGTAATCATGATGCAGAAAGAAGTAGCAGATCGGATTACAGCTGTACCTAGCACAAAAGCTTATGGTTCACTTTCTATTGCTGTGCAATACTACATGGATGCTGAAGTGTCTATGATCGTGCCCAAGACAGTGTTCATACCGCAGCCAAATGTAGAATCTGCCGTTTTGCGTTTAACTCGCAAAGAAGAAGCATATACTGATGTAGTAGATGAAGACTTCCTTTTCCGTGTTACGCAAGGTTCATTTGTCCATCGCCGAAAGACACTGTGGAATAACTTGCAAACCTCTCTTCCAGACGGTAAAGAGAAGAAAGAGCTGATCCAACAAGCGTTCGAGACCGCGGGAATTGATCCAGTAAGAAGAGGAGAAAC